One genomic region from Desulfuromonas acetexigens encodes:
- the radC gene encoding RadC family protein: MRKIKDWPEAERPREKILLQGSAALTDAELLALVLRTGDAASKTSAVDQARVLLSRFRNLRGLARATTAELSETKGIGPAKAAELQAVFEIARRFGGEDLQPGARYTCSSEVYRHFHERLRDHRKEVFIALLLDSKNRVLREVRISEGSLNASIVHPREVFAPVVRESAAAVLFVHNHPSGDPTPSREDLELTRRLREAGELMGVRVLDHIIIGSGQYVSFVDRGLMG, from the coding sequence ATGCGCAAGATCAAGGATTGGCCTGAAGCCGAACGTCCTCGGGAGAAGATTCTGCTGCAAGGGTCGGCGGCCCTGACCGATGCCGAATTGCTGGCTTTGGTGCTGCGTACCGGGGACGCCGCCAGCAAAACGAGCGCCGTCGACCAGGCGCGGGTGCTGCTGAGCCGGTTTCGCAATCTGCGCGGACTGGCCCGGGCCACAACGGCCGAATTGAGCGAAACGAAGGGGATTGGCCCAGCCAAAGCGGCTGAATTGCAGGCTGTTTTTGAAATCGCGCGCCGCTTCGGCGGCGAGGATCTACAACCGGGAGCGCGTTATACCTGTTCGTCTGAGGTCTATCGACATTTTCACGAGCGCCTGCGCGACCATCGCAAGGAGGTCTTCATCGCCCTGCTGCTCGACAGCAAGAACCGGGTGCTGCGTGAGGTGCGTATCTCCGAGGGGAGCCTGAATGCCAGCATCGTTCATCCCCGCGAGGTTTTCGCGCCGGTGGTGCGGGAATCGGCGGCCGCTGTCCTCTTTGTCCACAATCATCCTTCCGGCGACCCGACGCCGAGCCGCGAGGACCTGGAACTCACCCGGCGGCTGCGGGAAGCGGGCGAACTTATGGGGGTGCGGGTTCTCGATCACATCATCATCGGCAGCGGCCAGTACGTCAGCTTCGTCGATCGCGGACTGATGGGCTGA
- the recR gene encoding recombination mediator RecR, which translates to MVDSIPSLTRLIAELAKFPGIGRKTATRLAFYLLRQPPGEAEALAGAILDLKARVRFCSTCFHITEHDPCALCTDPGRDDSLLCVVEEPQDLIAVERSRSFRGRYHVLHGALSPLDGVGPENLHITELLTRLKDGRVREVLVATNFSVEGEATALYLAQLIRPLGVRVTRLAYGIPLGSDLEYVDEATVHRAVEGRRDL; encoded by the coding sequence ATGGTAGACTCCATCCCGTCGCTCACCCGGCTGATCGCCGAGCTGGCCAAGTTCCCCGGAATCGGTCGCAAGACCGCGACCCGGCTGGCCTTTTATCTTCTTCGGCAGCCTCCGGGGGAGGCCGAGGCGCTGGCCGGCGCCATCCTTGACCTCAAGGCCAGGGTGCGCTTCTGTTCCACCTGTTTTCACATCACCGAGCATGATCCTTGCGCGCTCTGTACCGATCCCGGGCGCGACGATTCTCTCCTCTGTGTCGTGGAAGAACCGCAGGACCTCATCGCTGTCGAACGCAGCCGTTCTTTTCGGGGCAGGTACCATGTGTTGCATGGCGCCCTCTCTCCGTTGGACGGTGTCGGCCCCGAGAATCTGCACATTACCGAACTGCTGACTCGGCTCAAGGATGGGCGGGTGCGGGAAGTTCTGGTCGCCACGAACTTTTCCGTCGAAGGCGAGGCCACCGCTCTCTATCTGGCCCAGTTGATCCGGCCCCTGGGCGTACGGGTGACGCGTCTGGCTTACGGCATCCCCCTGGGGAGCGACCTCGAATATGTGGATGAGGCCACCGTGCATCGAGCGGTAGAAGGACGCCGGGACCTCTGA
- the dnaX gene encoding DNA polymerase III subunit gamma/tau, whose protein sequence is MSYLVLARKWRPQTFADLVGQEHVSRTLANAIQAGRVHHAFLFTGARGVGKTSAARIFAKALNCETGTTATPCNVCPSCKEITAGQSVDVFEIDGASNTGVDDVRELRENIRYLPSRSRFKIIIIDEVHMLSINAFNALLKTLEEPPDHAKFIFATTEPHKIPVTILSRCQRFDFRKIPLPKVTARLREIVDAEGIRISDRALGLVARRGEGSMRDALSTLDQVIAFCGDEVADDDVQGLLGMVDRRLLLDVLEALIERDSRRVLDAVRRVDDLGHSFRQFCQELVDLCRALILCQVLEDPSDILSLSGDEIILLQRLGKEIAAEDAQRAMTLLMKTEGELVASSFPRLTMEMALVRLTTLPPSRDLAGLVRKLDELERRLSSGGGLPVSTPKPTPAPRSPSVGVREAEAPPKKAEAPAAPVADGGGWPGLVVQVRSRRPMVGSLLEHGSLLRQELPLLEIGFPAGSFHLEQLRDSETLAVLTEIAGEYYGQPVTIRVVPIEQGRHQAPPSLLEERQAKETDRRKRLREDALAHPMVQTAVKVFSGEIRDVLPIDKGFV, encoded by the coding sequence ATGTCGTATCTGGTACTGGCCCGCAAATGGCGCCCCCAGACTTTCGCTGACCTGGTCGGCCAGGAGCATGTCAGCCGCACCTTGGCCAACGCCATCCAGGCGGGGCGGGTGCACCATGCCTTTCTCTTCACCGGCGCGCGCGGGGTCGGCAAGACTTCGGCGGCGCGGATCTTCGCCAAAGCCCTCAACTGCGAAACCGGCACGACCGCCACCCCCTGTAATGTCTGCCCTTCCTGCAAGGAAATAACCGCCGGCCAGAGCGTCGACGTCTTTGAAATCGACGGCGCTTCCAACACCGGCGTCGATGATGTCCGCGAGCTGCGCGAGAACATCCGCTATCTCCCCTCCCGTTCCCGCTTCAAGATCATCATCATCGACGAAGTGCACATGCTCTCGATCAATGCCTTCAACGCTCTGTTGAAGACCCTGGAAGAGCCCCCCGATCACGCCAAATTTATCTTCGCCACCACCGAGCCGCACAAGATTCCGGTCACCATCCTCTCCCGTTGCCAGCGCTTTGATTTCCGCAAAATTCCCCTGCCCAAGGTGACAGCGCGCCTGCGCGAGATCGTCGATGCCGAAGGCATCCGTATCTCCGACCGTGCTCTGGGCCTGGTGGCCCGGCGCGGGGAGGGGAGCATGCGCGATGCCCTTTCGACCCTCGACCAGGTGATCGCCTTTTGCGGCGACGAGGTCGCCGATGATGACGTCCAGGGGCTGCTCGGCATGGTCGACCGGCGGCTCTTGCTCGACGTACTGGAAGCGTTGATCGAGCGGGACAGTCGGCGGGTGCTCGACGCGGTGCGGCGGGTGGACGATCTCGGCCATTCCTTCCGCCAGTTCTGCCAAGAGCTGGTCGATCTCTGCCGGGCACTGATTCTCTGCCAAGTGCTGGAAGATCCGTCCGATATCCTCTCCCTGTCTGGGGACGAGATCATCCTGCTGCAACGCTTGGGCAAGGAGATCGCCGCGGAGGATGCGCAGCGGGCCATGACCTTGCTGATGAAGACCGAAGGGGAACTGGTCGCTTCCTCTTTTCCCCGACTGACCATGGAGATGGCCCTGGTGCGCCTGACCACCCTGCCGCCGAGCCGGGATCTGGCCGGTCTGGTGCGCAAGCTCGATGAGCTGGAGCGGCGACTGTCATCCGGCGGAGGCTTGCCTGTCTCCACGCCGAAACCGACGCCAGCGCCTCGGAGTCCGTCGGTGGGAGTGCGGGAGGCAGAGGCACCGCCAAAAAAGGCTGAGGCCCCGGCTGCTCCCGTCGCCGATGGCGGTGGCTGGCCGGGGCTGGTCGTCCAGGTCCGTTCCCGCCGGCCGATGGTTGGTTCCCTGCTGGAACACGGTAGTCTGCTGCGACAGGAGTTGCCGCTTTTGGAAATCGGTTTTCCGGCGGGTTCTTTCCACCTCGAACAGTTGCGGGACAGCGAAACCCTGGCGGTCCTTACCGAAATTGCCGGCGAATATTACGGCCAGCCGGTGACCATCCGGGTTGTGCCGATTGAGCAGGGAAGGCACCAGGCGCCGCCCTCCTTGCTCGAAGAACGCCAGGCCAAAGAGACGGATCGCCGCAAGCGGCTGCGCGAGGATGCCCTGGCCCATCCCATGGTGCAGACGGCGGTCAAGGTCTTTTCCGGGGAAATCCGGGACGTGCTGCCCATCGACAAAGGCTTCGTATAA
- a CDS encoding YbaB/EbfC family nucleoid-associated protein codes for MSKGLGNIMKQAQLMQQKMTRLQEELGERQVEATAGGGMVHAVVNGKQQLLSLKIEKSVVDPEDVEMLQDLVLAAVNEAIKKSQDMMQAEMGKITGGMNIPGLF; via the coding sequence ATGTCCAAAGGTCTGGGAAATATCATGAAGCAGGCGCAGTTGATGCAGCAGAAGATGACGCGCCTGCAGGAAGAGCTGGGGGAGCGGCAGGTCGAGGCGACCGCCGGCGGAGGCATGGTGCACGCCGTGGTCAACGGCAAGCAGCAGCTGCTCTCCCTGAAGATCGAAAAGAGCGTGGTTGATCCTGAAGATGTGGAAATGCTGCAGGATCTGGTGCTGGCTGCGGTGAACGAGGCGATCAAGAAGAGCCAGGACATGATGCAGGCGGAGATGGGCAAGATTACCGGCGGCATGAATATCCCCGGACTTTTCTAG